A region from the Geobacillus vulcani PSS1 genome encodes:
- a CDS encoding FliA/WhiG family RNA polymerase sigma factor, with protein MRSALKDEERKYWDEWINGRNRHAAEELVQRYMPLVFYHVQRISATLPSSVPKDELVSLGLVGLYDALEKFDPSRDLKFDTYASFRIRGAILDGLRKEDWLPRNMRDKAKKIEEAIERLEQRHMRSVTAKEIAAELGMTEEEVQAAASEMFFSHWLPLGQTTVDEDEGLLAVRDDRAPLPEEQIVKQEMIERLAEAIGQLNEKEQLVISLFYKEELTFTEIGSLLHLSTSRISQIHAKALWKLRRFFAKEQ; from the coding sequence ATGAGAAGCGCGCTAAAAGACGAAGAACGGAAATACTGGGATGAATGGATCAACGGCCGTAACCGCCATGCGGCTGAGGAGCTGGTGCAGCGTTATATGCCGCTTGTCTTCTACCACGTGCAGCGGATTTCGGCGACGCTGCCGAGCTCCGTGCCGAAGGATGAGCTCGTCAGCCTTGGACTCGTCGGTTTATACGATGCGCTTGAGAAATTTGATCCATCGCGTGATTTGAAGTTCGACACGTACGCCTCGTTTCGCATTCGCGGCGCCATCTTAGATGGTTTGCGCAAAGAAGACTGGTTGCCGCGCAACATGCGTGATAAGGCCAAAAAAATTGAGGAAGCTATTGAGCGGCTCGAACAGCGCCATATGCGATCGGTGACGGCGAAAGAGATCGCCGCTGAGCTCGGGATGACGGAAGAGGAAGTGCAGGCGGCGGCGAGTGAAATGTTTTTTTCCCATTGGCTGCCGCTCGGGCAGACGACCGTCGACGAAGATGAGGGATTGTTGGCGGTTCGCGATGACCGCGCTCCGCTTCCCGAAGAGCAAATCGTCAAGCAGGAAATGATCGAAAGGCTGGCTGAAGCCATCGGACAGCTGAACGAAAAAGAGCAGCTCGTCATTAGTTTGTTTTACAAAGAGGAGCTGACGTTTACAGAAATCGGGAGTCTTTTGCATTTGTCGACATCAAGAATTTCGCAAATTCATGCGAAAGCGCTTTGGAAACTGCGCCGCTTTTTTGCAAAAGAGCAATGA
- a CDS encoding chemotaxis protein CheD: protein MSTAQAVKIGIAEMEVVVAPNVIRTCGLGSCVGVVIYDAGKAVAGMAHVMLPHSSMARGGVINAAKYADTAVEALAQLVMAAGGRKGMLKAKMAGGAQMFSFSTAGGDVMGIGARNVEEVKKQLERLHIPVVAEDVGGRNGRTIEFNPQTGVLSIRTATQEIKEI from the coding sequence ATGAGCACAGCGCAGGCTGTCAAAATCGGCATTGCGGAAATGGAGGTTGTCGTAGCACCGAACGTCATTCGTACATGTGGACTCGGATCGTGCGTCGGTGTCGTCATTTACGACGCAGGCAAGGCGGTTGCCGGCATGGCGCACGTCATGCTTCCGCATTCCTCGATGGCGCGCGGCGGAGTCATCAATGCAGCCAAATACGCCGATACGGCCGTTGAGGCGCTCGCTCAGCTCGTCATGGCTGCCGGTGGTCGGAAAGGGATGCTGAAAGCGAAGATGGCTGGCGGGGCGCAAATGTTTTCGTTTTCGACAGCTGGCGGTGATGTGATGGGCATTGGCGCGCGCAATGTGGAGGAAGTGAAAAAGCAGCTCGAGCGGCTTCACATTCCGGTCGTTGCCGAAGATGTCGGAGGCCGTAACGGCCGTACGATCGAATTTAATCCGCAGACGGGCGTGCTCTCCATCCGCACCGCCACTCAAGAAATAAAGGAAATTTGA